The proteins below come from a single Desulfitobacterium metallireducens DSM 15288 genomic window:
- the cbiM gene encoding cobalt transporter CbiM produces the protein MHIPDGYLSPQTDAVLGIASALAAAGAAYQTSHSLKAKYIPLLSIGAAFSFAIMMFNIPIPDGTTAHATGGTLLAILLGPWAAMVGVTIALVLQALFFGDGGILALGANIFNMAVILPFVSYGIYQFIAGKSNVQSKRQWIAAAIAGYIGLITAAFFTGIEFGLQPLLFHAADGTPLYSPYGLNIAVPAMLLSHLSIAGPVEGLITALVVRYLQRTNPAMLQLRQSEDKSTKDFRYGKLVLGIVIMALLTPLGLLTSGTAWGEWGSEALKSQLGFLPSGFQKLNDLWQHAIFPDYGVVGYDQTFWQQALGYLLSAFFALIVIGTITILIQRFVRRSEKEIN, from the coding sequence ATGCATATTCCTGATGGTTATCTGAGCCCACAAACTGATGCAGTCTTAGGAATTGCAAGTGCGCTTGCCGCAGCAGGTGCGGCCTATCAAACCTCTCATTCGCTTAAAGCCAAATACATACCCTTGCTTTCTATAGGAGCAGCGTTTTCATTTGCGATCATGATGTTTAATATTCCTATTCCCGATGGAACGACGGCTCATGCCACAGGGGGTACTCTTTTGGCAATTTTACTCGGGCCCTGGGCAGCGATGGTAGGAGTTACCATAGCCTTAGTTTTGCAAGCTCTTTTCTTTGGAGATGGCGGAATACTGGCTTTGGGAGCGAACATATTTAATATGGCAGTGATCTTGCCCTTTGTTAGTTATGGTATTTATCAATTCATCGCGGGTAAGAGTAATGTTCAATCCAAACGTCAATGGATTGCTGCCGCTATTGCGGGGTATATCGGCCTCATAACAGCAGCCTTTTTTACAGGAATTGAGTTTGGGTTACAACCTCTCCTCTTCCATGCTGCAGATGGAACTCCGCTTTATAGTCCTTATGGATTAAACATAGCTGTACCCGCTATGCTTCTCTCTCATCTATCGATTGCAGGTCCTGTTGAGGGACTAATTACGGCGTTGGTTGTACGATATTTGCAACGAACTAACCCGGCAATGCTTCAATTAAGACAGTCTGAGGATAAATCAACTAAGGATTTCCGTTACGGTAAACTTGTGCTGGGGATCGTTATTATGGCCCTGCTTACGCCCCTAGGACTTTTGACTTCGGGAACGGCGTGGGGGGAATGGGGAAGTGAAGCTTTAAAGTCTCAACTTGGATTCTTACCTAGTGGATTTCAGAAATTAAACGACTTATGGCAACACGCGATTTTCCCCGATTATGGTGTCGTAGGATATGATCAAACGTTCTGGCAACAGGCTTTGGGATATCTATTATCTGCTTTTTTCGCGCTAATCGTTATTGGAACGATTACAATCCTCATCCAGCGTTTTGTGCGAAGGTCGGAAAAAGAAATAAATTAA
- a CDS encoding GGDEF domain-containing protein: MSLEEASQKIFDSLKIVDKMYEHIRLIDPVTKKIIASYGEDLSRAGAECFALWKKGKSCDNCVSMRAFNEDQTIVKIEYTPDKIFMLTAIPVELENQKVIVEILKDTTQSMIFQSGDSPASSSIVCGIIDNLNNIALRDPLTGVNNRRFIQEKLPVNLVLASTSNQSLSLIMVDIDFFKKINDTYGHVAGDFVLKRCAEIIANCAKRETDWVARYGGEEFLICLPGANLESACEIAELMRKTIENEVIQCDKETIKITASFGACCTTPCSGETAKQLIERADQALYVAKEQGRNTVEWV; this comes from the coding sequence ATGTCACTTGAAGAAGCAAGTCAAAAGATCTTTGACAGTTTAAAAATTGTAGACAAGATGTATGAGCATATTCGGCTTATCGATCCTGTCACGAAGAAAATCATCGCCTCCTATGGGGAAGATCTGTCTAGAGCGGGTGCTGAATGTTTTGCTTTATGGAAAAAAGGAAAGAGCTGCGATAACTGTGTTTCTATGCGTGCTTTTAATGAGGATCAAACTATTGTCAAAATAGAATATACACCTGATAAAATATTTATGCTTACTGCGATCCCCGTTGAATTAGAAAATCAAAAAGTTATTGTTGAAATTCTTAAGGATACGACTCAAAGTATGATTTTCCAAAGTGGAGATTCGCCAGCTTCCTCCTCGATTGTTTGTGGCATCATTGATAACCTGAATAATATCGCCCTACGAGATCCATTGACTGGAGTAAATAACCGGCGTTTCATTCAAGAAAAGTTACCTGTCAATCTCGTTTTAGCCTCAACTTCGAATCAAAGCTTATCTTTAATCATGGTTGATATTGATTTCTTTAAGAAGATCAATGATACCTATGGCCACGTCGCTGGAGATTTTGTTCTAAAACGCTGTGCGGAGATAATTGCAAATTGTGCTAAACGGGAAACTGACTGGGTAGCACGTTATGGTGGAGAAGAATTTTTAATTTGTCTTCCAGGAGCAAACTTGGAAAGTGCCTGTGAAATTGCTGAACTTATGCGCAAGACCATCGAAAATGAAGTAATTCAATGCGATAAAGAGACGATAAAAATAACGGCCAGTTTTGGGGCGTGTTGTACTACCCCTTGTTCAGGTGAAACAGCTAAACAGTTGATTGAGCGTGCGGATCAAGCCCTTTATGTGGCTAAAGAGCAGGGCAGGAATACGGTGGAATGGGTATGA
- the mscL gene encoding large conductance mechanosensitive channel protein MscL produces the protein MWKEFKEFALKGNVADLAIGVVIGGAFGKIVTSLVSDIIMPLVGLLLGKVDFSNLFITLGSGHFNTIKEAKDAGVATLNYGLFINNIIDFLIVAFSIFFVIRQLGRFSKKKEGGPAAPTTKTCRFCCTDIPIEAIRCPHCTSELK, from the coding sequence ATGTGGAAAGAATTTAAAGAATTCGCGTTGAAGGGTAACGTTGCCGATCTAGCGATCGGTGTTGTAATTGGTGGTGCGTTTGGGAAAATTGTGACCTCTCTTGTCAGCGATATCATTATGCCGTTAGTTGGGTTGTTATTAGGAAAAGTAGATTTCTCAAATCTGTTCATCACGCTTGGAAGCGGGCATTTTAATACGATCAAAGAAGCGAAAGACGCAGGAGTCGCAACTTTAAATTATGGACTTTTCATCAATAACATTATTGACTTCTTGATCGTTGCTTTTTCTATTTTCTTTGTGATTCGGCAATTAGGACGGTTTAGTAAGAAGAAAGAAGGGGGACCTGCAGCTCCAACGACAAAAACGTGTCGATTTTGCTGTACGGATATTCCAATTGAAGCGATTCGATGTCCCCATTGTACCTCTGAACTTAAGTAA
- the rd gene encoding rubredoxin encodes MCTGCGYVYDPVQGDPDGGIAPGTAFEDIPDDWVCPLCGVTKAEFEVVK; translated from the coding sequence ATTTGCACAGGTTGCGGATATGTTTATGATCCTGTTCAAGGTGATCCTGATGGAGGTATTGCTCCTGGAACTGCATTCGAGGATATTCCAGATGATTGGGTTTGTCCTTTATGCGGCGTAACAAAAGCTGAATTTGAAGTGGTTAAATAA
- a CDS encoding metal ABC transporter substrate-binding protein: MKKLRVGFLGLVLILSALVFTGCGANSTADSQGTGFASNGDKKLTVYTTVYPMYDLTQKIGGDKIQLKNLVPAGTEPHDWEPTPSDMAALEKADVLIYNGAGMEPWLDKVLKSLNPEKLVTVEATQGLTLLNSQDETKKLATDPHVWLDPMHAKQEMGAIKDALVTADPANHAYYEKNYVENAAHFDQLDQEYKVAVSQFSKKDIVVAHQAFSYLCNAYGLNQVAIEGLAADSEPSPARMAEIVKFVQEKQLKYIFFEELVSPKVAQTIAQETGASTAVLNPFEGLTESDQQAGKDYFSVMRDNLEVLKKALQ; this comes from the coding sequence ATGAAAAAATTACGGGTAGGATTCTTGGGTTTAGTTTTAATTTTAAGTGCATTGGTTTTTACAGGATGTGGTGCGAACAGCACAGCAGATTCCCAAGGAACGGGCTTTGCTTCAAATGGAGATAAGAAACTCACAGTCTACACCACCGTTTATCCGATGTATGATTTAACACAGAAAATCGGGGGCGATAAGATTCAACTTAAGAATCTTGTCCCAGCCGGGACAGAGCCGCATGACTGGGAGCCGACGCCTAGTGATATGGCAGCTTTAGAGAAGGCTGATGTCTTAATTTATAATGGTGCAGGGATGGAACCCTGGTTGGATAAAGTATTAAAATCACTCAACCCTGAAAAATTAGTGACTGTTGAGGCGACTCAAGGCCTTACTTTATTGAATAGCCAGGATGAGACGAAGAAGTTGGCTACAGACCCGCATGTTTGGTTAGATCCAATGCATGCCAAACAAGAGATGGGAGCCATTAAAGATGCCCTTGTCACGGCAGACCCAGCGAATCATGCTTATTATGAAAAAAATTATGTGGAGAATGCTGCACATTTTGATCAATTAGACCAAGAATACAAAGTGGCTGTTTCACAGTTCAGTAAAAAAGATATTGTGGTTGCACACCAAGCCTTTAGTTATTTATGTAATGCTTATGGGTTGAATCAGGTTGCTATTGAAGGGCTTGCCGCCGATTCTGAACCTTCTCCGGCAAGAATGGCGGAAATCGTAAAGTTTGTTCAAGAAAAGCAACTTAAATATATCTTCTTTGAAGAACTGGTCAGTCCTAAGGTTGCGCAGACGATCGCGCAAGAAACGGGAGCGTCCACGGCTGTTCTTAACCCCTTTGAAGGATTGACAGAGAGTGATCAACAAGCAGGAAAAGATTATTTCTCCGTCATGCGGGATAACCTTGAAGTTCTAAAGAAAGCATTGCAGTAG
- a CDS encoding metal ABC transporter ATP-binding protein, whose product MEKIIEVNHLNFGYNDNLILNDICFTVDKGDYLGIIGANGTGKSTLIKLLLKIMEPLSGEIEVLGENIETFKRWDKVGYVSQKANSFNSSFPATVEEVVAANLYSNIGLFRFPNKSHMKKVYAALELVGMQNYGKRLIGNLSGGQQQRVFIARTLANDPEILFLDEPTVGIDARSEEAVYGLLGRLNQELGLTIVMVTHDISAITIHANKLVCLGENGMFIHDPKEGITAEFATELYGYSVNLHNHDCKNCYRGVSQC is encoded by the coding sequence ATGGAAAAGATAATAGAAGTTAATCATTTGAATTTTGGCTATAATGATAATTTAATCTTAAACGATATCTGCTTTACTGTGGATAAAGGGGATTATTTAGGAATCATTGGAGCGAATGGGACGGGAAAAAGCACTCTAATTAAACTTTTACTTAAGATCATGGAACCACTGAGTGGAGAGATAGAGGTGCTTGGCGAGAATATTGAAACATTCAAACGCTGGGATAAGGTTGGATATGTATCGCAAAAGGCGAACTCCTTTAATAGTAGTTTTCCAGCTACGGTTGAAGAGGTTGTGGCCGCCAATCTTTATTCCAATATTGGTCTTTTCCGATTTCCCAATAAGTCGCATATGAAAAAAGTCTATGCGGCCCTTGAGCTTGTCGGGATGCAGAATTACGGAAAACGATTGATCGGCAATCTTTCCGGCGGCCAGCAACAAAGAGTATTTATCGCGCGTACCCTTGCAAATGATCCGGAGATCTTGTTTTTAGATGAGCCAACGGTGGGGATTGACGCTCGCTCGGAAGAAGCCGTTTATGGTTTATTGGGGCGACTGAATCAAGAATTAGGTCTAACGATTGTGATGGTTACTCATGATATTAGTGCGATCACCATCCACGCCAATAAATTGGTTTGTTTGGGTGAGAATGGCATGTTCATCCATGATCCAAAAGAAGGGATTACTGCAGAGTTTGCGACGGAACTTTATGGTTACAGTGTCAACCTGCATAATCACGATTGTAAAAATTGTTATAGAGGAGTATCTCAATGCTAG
- a CDS encoding metal ABC transporter permease produces the protein MLDIFQYDFMQRAFITGILIAIITPCIGVIVVLKRLSMTGDALSHNSLAGVAAGLVLGVNPILGAVVFSIVAAFGIEKVRKSFPQYSEIAIAIIMSTGIGLAGILSGFVKNSANFNSFLFGSIVAISDFELYMVIALSIIVILAFTLLFKELFYMTFDEESARLAGIPIKGINFVFTLLTAVTISVSARTVGTLVISSLMVLPVATAMQIAQSYKQTVVYAILFALFFTIAGLYISYYANFKPGGTIVLVGVLTLIIVLLSKNVSHKKLVKKTA, from the coding sequence ATGCTAGACATTTTTCAATATGATTTTATGCAACGTGCTTTTATTACCGGAATTCTAATAGCAATAATTACACCCTGTATTGGAGTCATCGTTGTGCTCAAAAGACTTTCAATGACGGGAGACGCGCTTTCCCACAATTCTCTTGCTGGTGTGGCGGCTGGTTTGGTTCTAGGGGTAAATCCTATTTTGGGGGCAGTTGTGTTTTCTATTGTGGCAGCCTTCGGAATTGAAAAAGTCCGTAAATCCTTCCCCCAATATTCGGAGATTGCGATAGCGATTATAATGTCAACGGGGATTGGACTGGCGGGTATTCTTTCCGGTTTTGTTAAAAATAGCGCCAATTTTAATAGTTTTCTTTTCGGAAGCATTGTGGCGATTAGCGATTTTGAGCTCTATATGGTGATTGCTTTAAGTATCATTGTAATTTTGGCCTTTACCCTTTTATTTAAAGAGTTATTTTATATGACGTTCGATGAGGAATCGGCGCGGCTTGCGGGGATCCCGATCAAAGGGATCAACTTTGTTTTCACCTTGTTGACGGCTGTGACGATATCGGTTTCAGCACGGACAGTGGGAACGCTAGTCATTTCCTCGTTAATGGTATTACCGGTTGCAACAGCAATGCAGATTGCCCAAAGTTATAAGCAGACTGTTGTCTATGCTATCCTTTTCGCGTTGTTCTTCACAATAGCTGGACTCTATATTTCCTATTATGCTAACTTTAAACCCGGAGGTACCATTGTTCTCGTCGGGGTACTGACACTTATTATTGTTTTACTATCTAAGAACGTCTCACATAAAAAGCTTGTCAAAAAAACGGCCTAA
- a CDS encoding Fur family transcriptional regulator, with amino-acid sequence MILLQENKSDIDDLLLKEGVKRTKHRIAILEILEQSETPLTADEIFLILKENNTSIWLSTIYRTLEMLTEKEVVRKSTIMGEDKARYEIKQDAHKHCFVCVTCHKMIPLMDCPLEEFEEKLKDKMDFDVTGHNLEIYGYCHDCKLMKR; translated from the coding sequence ATGATTTTGTTGCAGGAAAATAAAAGTGATATTGATGATCTTCTCCTTAAGGAAGGCGTTAAACGCACTAAACATCGTATAGCGATACTTGAAATTCTCGAGCAATCAGAGACGCCCTTAACAGCAGATGAGATCTTTTTAATATTAAAAGAGAATAATACCTCGATTTGGCTTTCGACCATTTATAGAACATTGGAAATGTTGACCGAAAAAGAGGTCGTTCGAAAGTCAACGATCATGGGTGAAGATAAAGCACGCTACGAAATTAAACAGGATGCTCATAAACATTGTTTCGTTTGTGTGACCTGTCATAAGATGATTCCGTTGATGGATTGCCCTCTCGAAGAATTTGAGGAAAAATTAAAGGATAAAATGGATTTCGATGTGACGGGTCATAATCTTGAAATTTATGGCTATTGTCATGACTGCAAACTTATGAAACGATAA
- a CDS encoding RluA family pseudouridine synthase — protein sequence MLKDDLWEYTLQIQDQGKKYQDILARKFHFSRNLLQKLKQGERAWVNEEFTYLSTRGKAGDILALQLQMDEPPNIPGEHLPLDILFEDDFLLIANKPPGQVVHPTPRYPTGTLGNAVVGYWNLKGTPHPFRPVHRIDRNTSGIVVIAKNRFAHQQLAYQLEHKLIHKYYIGMVHGHVQEKRGVIDLPIGLVPGSFIQHNISPDGLPALTRYQVLARYPQATLIKFSLETGRTHQIRVHCQALGHPLIGDDLYGGERLLMHRQALHSFLYAFNHPATGEWVIFRAPWPQDLIDLVAKLKGQ from the coding sequence ATGCTAAAAGACGATCTTTGGGAGTATACCTTGCAAATACAAGACCAAGGGAAAAAATACCAAGATATCCTTGCGCGCAAATTTCATTTCTCTAGAAACTTGCTGCAAAAGCTAAAGCAAGGTGAACGAGCATGGGTCAACGAAGAATTTACTTACCTTTCCACTCGGGGGAAGGCTGGTGATATCCTTGCTCTGCAGCTTCAAATGGACGAACCGCCGAATATTCCTGGGGAGCATCTCCCGCTTGATATTCTTTTTGAGGATGATTTTTTACTCATCGCGAACAAACCGCCCGGTCAAGTCGTCCATCCAACTCCTCGTTATCCTACAGGAACTTTAGGTAATGCAGTCGTCGGGTATTGGAATTTGAAAGGCACCCCCCATCCTTTTCGTCCCGTCCACCGCATCGATCGAAATACCTCTGGAATCGTGGTCATTGCCAAAAACCGTTTTGCTCATCAACAATTAGCTTATCAACTTGAGCACAAACTCATTCATAAATATTATATCGGTATGGTTCACGGACATGTTCAAGAAAAACGAGGAGTTATCGATCTGCCGATCGGCTTGGTTCCGGGAAGTTTTATTCAGCATAACATTTCCCCTGATGGGTTGCCGGCCCTAACCCGTTATCAAGTGCTGGCTCGTTATCCCCAGGCAACCTTAATTAAATTCAGTTTAGAGACGGGACGTACTCACCAAATCCGGGTTCACTGTCAAGCCTTAGGCCACCCGCTCATTGGGGATGACTTATACGGCGGAGAGCGTCTCCTCATGCATCGTCAAGCCCTCCACTCCTTTCTCTATGCTTTTAATCACCCTGCAACCGGCGAATGGGTCATCTTCCGTGCGCCATGGCCACAGGATCTAATCGATCTCGTCGCTAAGCTAAAAGGACAATGA
- a CDS encoding aminopeptidase: MKDIRVEQLADNIINYSIGLKPGEKILIEVNGLEIPLAQALVRYAYQAGGVPFLTVHNHTLLREILKGISKEQAQAMACWDLAQMKEMQAYVGIRAGENANEYADVPADKMRIYQSYYSKPVHSDQRVPYTRWVVMRYPNAAMAQSANMSIEGFEDFYFKVCNLDYQKMSQAMDPLKALMDRTDKVRIVGPGTDLTFSIKGLDAIKCDGHLNIPDGEVYTAPVKNSVNGRISYNTQAVYQGFTYDSIVLEFQDGKIIKATANDTERIEDVFNTDEGARYVGEFAIGVNPYILTPMKDTLFDEKIDGSFHFTPGSCYDDCSNGNKSAIHWDLVCIQRPEYGGGEIYFDDVLIRKDGRFVIPELEGLNPENLK, from the coding sequence ATGAAAGACATACGTGTGGAACAATTGGCAGATAACATTATTAACTACTCGATTGGCTTAAAGCCAGGCGAGAAAATTTTGATCGAAGTAAATGGACTGGAGATTCCTTTAGCACAAGCTTTAGTGAGGTATGCTTACCAAGCGGGTGGAGTTCCTTTTCTTACTGTTCATAATCATACCTTACTCCGGGAAATTCTCAAAGGAATTTCCAAAGAACAAGCACAAGCGATGGCTTGTTGGGATTTAGCACAAATGAAAGAGATGCAAGCTTATGTGGGTATCCGGGCAGGAGAAAATGCCAATGAATATGCAGATGTGCCTGCAGATAAGATGAGAATCTATCAATCTTATTATTCAAAACCAGTGCATTCTGATCAACGCGTACCTTATACCCGTTGGGTCGTAATGCGTTATCCGAATGCAGCAATGGCTCAGTCCGCGAATATGAGTATTGAAGGGTTTGAAGACTTCTATTTTAAAGTCTGTAACTTAGATTATCAAAAAATGTCGCAGGCGATGGATCCTTTAAAGGCGTTAATGGATCGTACGGACAAGGTGCGGATTGTCGGCCCAGGAACCGATTTAACGTTCTCTATTAAAGGATTAGACGCGATTAAGTGCGATGGACATTTGAATATTCCTGATGGGGAAGTGTATACTGCACCCGTAAAGAATTCAGTTAATGGACGGATTTCATATAATACTCAGGCGGTTTATCAAGGTTTTACCTATGATTCGATCGTTTTAGAATTTCAAGATGGAAAAATTATCAAGGCGACCGCTAATGACACTGAACGGATCGAAGACGTCTTTAACACGGATGAAGGGGCGCGCTATGTCGGTGAGTTCGCTATTGGAGTCAATCCCTACATTCTCACACCGATGAAGGATACGTTATTCGATGAGAAGATCGATGGCAGTTTTCACTTTACGCCAGGGTCCTGTTATGATGACTGTTCAAACGGCAACAAATCCGCGATTCATTGGGATTTGGTCTGCATCCAACGTCCAGAATATGGTGGTGGAGAAATCTATTTTGACGATGTTTTAATTCGTAAGGATGGACGGTTTGTGATTCCTGAGTTGGAAGGGCTCAACCCGGAAAATCTCAAGTAA
- a CDS encoding D-2-hydroxyacid dehydrogenase: protein MKIISTMSLKPEQLDQAKAVRSDLNIEVKKQFTECDAQVEGLLTYGWDVTEQTLELYPNLKWIQAMAAGVDQLPLHAFASKGILLTNVRGAHSIQMSEHVIWCILNLLRQGKTVMYQQEQKVWSAKLKIDEMYGKTVCIVGAGTIGAAVAEKCHAFGMTVWGISQSGKSHLGFDRVAKLEDSEAFLKESDIVVALLPLTSQTKHFFNAERFNQMKDGVYFINVARGSVVDEEALSEALQTGKVQGAALDVFVTEPLPETSPFWSMDQVFLTPHIAGRSPQYTQRMFEVFLKNIKEYPNTSAMINAINLENGY from the coding sequence TTGAAAATCATCAGTACGATGTCACTGAAACCTGAACAGCTTGATCAAGCAAAAGCAGTTCGTTCAGACCTGAATATAGAAGTGAAGAAGCAATTTACAGAGTGTGATGCGCAGGTCGAAGGCTTGTTAACTTATGGTTGGGATGTTACGGAGCAAACGCTAGAGCTCTACCCCAATTTAAAATGGATTCAAGCGATGGCTGCTGGAGTGGATCAACTTCCGCTTCATGCTTTTGCCTCCAAGGGAATTCTCTTGACGAATGTTCGCGGTGCCCATTCCATCCAAATGTCGGAGCATGTGATTTGGTGTATCCTGAACCTATTAAGGCAGGGAAAAACGGTAATGTACCAGCAAGAACAAAAGGTCTGGAGTGCTAAACTTAAAATTGATGAAATGTATGGAAAAACGGTCTGTATCGTCGGCGCAGGGACGATCGGAGCAGCAGTCGCAGAAAAATGCCATGCTTTTGGAATGACGGTTTGGGGGATATCCCAAAGTGGGAAAAGTCATCTGGGCTTTGATCGTGTCGCAAAGTTAGAGGATTCTGAAGCGTTTTTAAAAGAGAGCGATATTGTCGTTGCGCTTCTCCCCCTAACCTCACAAACAAAACATTTTTTCAATGCTGAGCGTTTTAATCAAATGAAGGATGGCGTCTATTTTATCAATGTAGCAAGGGGATCGGTTGTGGATGAAGAAGCCCTCTCAGAAGCTTTGCAAACAGGAAAAGTTCAAGGTGCTGCTCTAGATGTCTTTGTAACCGAACCTTTGCCAGAAACGAGTCCCTTCTGGTCAATGGATCAAGTATTTCTTACCCCACATATTGCGGGAAGATCTCCTCAATATACGCAAAGGATGTTCGAGGTCTTCCTGAAAAACATCAAAGAATACCCCAATACAAGCGCAATGATTAATGCTATCAATCTCGAAAATGGCTACTAA
- a CDS encoding diacylglycerol/lipid kinase family protein: protein MSQKKLRLIYNPYAGRRRMVNQLDEVIRIFQEGGYEVRVHRTKSPEDIEHTAAQSKDVDTLVIAGGDGSVHQVVNGLMKIPAEKRPVLGILPVGTANDLAYAIKLPKSIPAACKVIVQDKTFEMDLGKVNERYFVNVASAGMLTDVSTKVDIRVKNSLGQLAYYLKGIETLPSFRPFHVEFAHEGRKYSEDALLLLAVNGLSVGGFRQLVPRASLIDGKLDFLLVKLGGWPETMRLLLKVVGGGKVECDKIIHFQTEYVRVTCDRELSSDLDGELGPDSPWEIAIGPKIKVLC from the coding sequence ATGAGTCAAAAGAAATTACGGTTAATCTACAACCCTTATGCAGGTCGACGAAGGATGGTAAACCAACTGGATGAAGTGATTCGTATCTTTCAAGAAGGCGGATATGAGGTGCGCGTTCACCGGACAAAGTCTCCAGAAGATATCGAACACACTGCGGCCCAATCTAAGGACGTGGATACCCTTGTTATTGCTGGTGGAGATGGAAGTGTCCATCAGGTTGTAAATGGTCTGATGAAAATTCCGGCAGAAAAACGTCCAGTTCTGGGAATTCTACCGGTCGGGACGGCAAATGACCTTGCTTATGCGATAAAATTGCCTAAGTCGATACCTGCGGCGTGCAAAGTGATTGTCCAAGATAAGACGTTTGAAATGGATTTAGGAAAGGTCAATGAACGTTATTTTGTTAATGTGGCCAGCGCAGGAATGCTCACTGATGTTTCGACCAAAGTGGACATCCGTGTGAAGAACAGTCTCGGCCAGTTAGCTTATTATTTAAAAGGAATTGAAACCCTTCCGAGTTTTCGCCCTTTTCACGTGGAATTTGCACATGAAGGACGTAAGTATTCAGAGGATGCCTTACTTTTACTGGCGGTCAATGGCTTATCGGTAGGAGGATTCAGACAACTTGTGCCTAGAGCATCACTAATCGACGGAAAACTTGATTTTCTGCTGGTTAAACTGGGTGGCTGGCCAGAAACGATGCGATTGCTGTTAAAGGTGGTCGGTGGAGGAAAAGTTGAATGCGACAAAATCATTCATTTTCAGACCGAATATGTTCGGGTCACCTGTGATCGTGAATTAAGTTCAGATCTTGATGGCGAATTAGGACCGGATAGTCCTTGGGAAATCGCGATTGGTCCTAAAATAAAGGTCCTCTGTTGA